In one window of Microbacterium natoriense DNA:
- a CDS encoding class I mannose-6-phosphate isomerase: MKPVRLGSNRPAERFYRGGARISAFRGEGTSAPREPEDWIASATTVRGEPLLGLSRLPDERLLRDAIAQDPVTWLGDEHVVRWGSDTRLLVKLLDAGQRLPVHAHPHDDFAATHLGAAHGKAEAWYILQGGTVHIGLREDVAATELLGLVARQDVPTLLGLLHEVDVAAGDVVWVPPGELHAIGAGVLLLELQQPEDLSILLEWEGFDIDGPALGHLGLGFETALAAVNRRARSSAGLSGLVAAAPASGSVFPPAADEYFRLERIPVEGAAVVERGFSVVLVDDGEVSIDGESSSRGSTLLVPHAAGALDVTGEGELLVARPPAP, from the coding sequence ATGAAACCCGTGCGTCTCGGTTCGAACCGCCCCGCGGAGCGCTTCTACCGCGGTGGTGCTCGCATCAGCGCCTTCCGCGGCGAGGGGACGTCGGCGCCCCGTGAGCCAGAGGACTGGATCGCGTCCGCGACCACGGTCCGCGGCGAGCCGCTGCTCGGTCTCTCCCGGTTGCCGGACGAACGGCTGCTGCGCGACGCGATCGCCCAGGACCCGGTCACCTGGCTCGGTGACGAGCACGTCGTCCGCTGGGGCTCCGATACGCGCCTGCTCGTCAAGCTGCTCGACGCGGGTCAGCGACTGCCGGTGCACGCGCATCCGCACGACGACTTCGCAGCGACGCACCTCGGAGCCGCTCATGGCAAGGCCGAGGCGTGGTACATCCTGCAGGGCGGAACAGTGCACATCGGCCTCCGAGAGGACGTCGCCGCGACGGAGCTCCTCGGGCTCGTCGCCCGCCAGGACGTCCCGACCCTTCTCGGCCTTCTGCACGAGGTCGACGTCGCAGCGGGAGACGTCGTCTGGGTTCCGCCGGGGGAGCTGCACGCGATCGGCGCCGGCGTCCTGCTGCTCGAGCTGCAGCAACCGGAGGACCTGTCGATCCTCCTGGAGTGGGAGGGATTCGATATCGATGGGCCTGCGCTCGGTCATCTCGGGCTCGGATTCGAGACCGCGCTCGCCGCGGTGAACCGGCGGGCACGGTCGAGCGCCGGGCTCTCGGGGCTCGTGGCGGCCGCACCGGCATCAGGCTCGGTCTTCCCTCCGGCGGCCGACGAGTACTTCCGGCTCGAGCGGATTCCGGTGGAGGGCGCCGCCGTCGTCGAACGCGGCTTCTCGGTCGTTCTGGTCGACGACGGCGAGGTCTCGATCGATGGAGAGAGCAGCTCCCGCGGCAGCACCCTGTTGGTGCCCCATGCGGCCGGCGCGCTCGACGTGACGGGGGAGGGCGAGCTCCTGGTGGCGCGCCCGCCGGCACCGTGA
- a CDS encoding DUF3817 domain-containing protein → MPEPKVASFPAIRGALKFYQIASIITGVMLLLLVAEMVLKYTPIHLELFLGGSGGFLWFAQVVQGPEGLVSTGDGLNLSLGILVAHGWFYVVYLFACFRVWSLMRWPFLRFIMLALGGVVPLLSFFMEAIVAREVKAYLATREAAEAPATATEGVR, encoded by the coding sequence ATGCCCGAACCGAAAGTCGCCAGTTTTCCGGCGATCCGCGGTGCGCTGAAGTTCTACCAGATCGCCTCGATCATCACCGGAGTCATGCTGCTCCTGCTGGTCGCCGAGATGGTGCTCAAGTACACGCCGATCCACCTCGAGCTCTTCCTCGGCGGATCCGGAGGCTTCCTCTGGTTCGCTCAGGTCGTCCAGGGACCGGAAGGCCTCGTGTCGACCGGCGACGGACTCAACCTGTCGCTCGGCATCCTCGTCGCGCACGGCTGGTTCTACGTCGTGTACCTGTTCGCGTGCTTCCGCGTGTGGAGCCTGATGCGCTGGCCGTTCCTGCGTTTCATCATGCTCGCCCTCGGCGGTGTCGTGCCGCTGCTGTCGTTCTTCATGGAGGCGATCGTCGCCCGCGAAGTGAAGGCCTATCTCGCCACCAGGGAGGCCGCTGAGGCTCCCGCCACTGCCACGGAAGGTGTCCGGTGA
- the guaA gene encoding glutamine-hydrolyzing GMP synthase — translation MTEQSETQQRPALVVDFGAQYAQLIARRVREAGVYSEIVPHTATAEEIAAKNPVAIILSGGPSSVYEEGAPRLDPAVFDLGVPTLGICYGFQYMAQTLGGEVANTGLREYGATDAVVTGDGGTLLGGQPVEQNVWMSHGDQVAKAPEGFEVLATTEATKVAAFANEERGFYGVQWHPEVKHSDHGQRVLENFLHKGAGLASDWNSGNVIAEQIERIREQVGDARVISALSGGVDSAVSTALVHKAIGDQLTAVFVDHGLLRKGEREQVEKDYVESTGVRLITVDAADTFLGHLAGVTDPEEKRKIIGREFIRAFEKVQLDLVAEAKASGGAAVKFLVQGTLYPDVVESGGGAGTANIKSHHNVGGLPDDLDFELIEPLRALFKDEVRAIGRELGIPEAIVGRQPFPGPGLGIRIIGEVTADRLEILREADAIAREELTKAGLDQEIWQCPVVLLADVRSVGVQGDGRTYGHPIVLRPVSSEDAMTADWTRLPYDVLSKISNRITNGVRDVNRVVLDVTSKPPGTIEWE, via the coding sequence GTGACCGAACAGTCCGAGACCCAGCAGCGCCCTGCGCTCGTCGTCGATTTCGGCGCGCAGTACGCGCAGCTGATCGCACGTCGCGTCCGCGAAGCGGGTGTGTACAGCGAGATCGTGCCGCACACCGCGACAGCCGAGGAGATCGCCGCGAAGAACCCGGTCGCGATCATCCTCTCCGGCGGACCGTCGTCGGTCTACGAAGAGGGCGCCCCGCGCCTGGACCCCGCGGTCTTCGACCTGGGCGTGCCGACGCTGGGCATCTGCTACGGCTTCCAGTACATGGCCCAGACCCTCGGCGGCGAGGTCGCGAACACGGGCCTGCGCGAATACGGCGCGACGGATGCCGTCGTCACCGGCGACGGCGGAACGCTGCTCGGCGGGCAGCCGGTCGAGCAGAACGTGTGGATGAGCCATGGCGACCAGGTCGCGAAGGCTCCTGAAGGCTTCGAGGTCCTCGCGACGACTGAGGCGACGAAGGTCGCCGCGTTCGCGAACGAGGAGCGCGGCTTCTACGGCGTGCAGTGGCACCCCGAGGTGAAGCACTCAGACCACGGCCAGCGCGTGCTGGAGAACTTCCTGCACAAGGGCGCCGGGCTCGCATCCGACTGGAACAGCGGCAATGTGATCGCCGAGCAGATCGAGCGCATCCGCGAGCAGGTGGGCGATGCCCGCGTCATCTCCGCCCTGTCCGGCGGCGTCGACTCCGCCGTCTCGACGGCTCTCGTGCACAAGGCCATCGGCGACCAGCTGACCGCCGTCTTCGTCGACCACGGCCTTCTCCGCAAGGGCGAGCGCGAGCAGGTCGAGAAGGACTACGTCGAATCGACCGGCGTCCGTCTCATCACGGTCGACGCAGCTGACACCTTCCTCGGCCACCTCGCCGGTGTCACCGACCCCGAAGAGAAGCGCAAGATCATCGGGCGCGAGTTCATCCGCGCCTTCGAGAAGGTGCAGCTCGATCTCGTCGCCGAGGCCAAGGCATCCGGCGGAGCTGCCGTGAAGTTCCTCGTGCAGGGCACCCTGTACCCCGACGTGGTCGAGTCCGGCGGCGGTGCGGGCACCGCGAACATCAAGTCGCACCACAACGTGGGCGGGCTGCCCGACGACCTCGACTTCGAGTTGATCGAACCGCTGCGCGCCCTGTTCAAGGACGAGGTCCGTGCGATCGGCCGCGAGCTCGGCATCCCCGAGGCGATCGTCGGACGCCAGCCCTTTCCGGGGCCCGGTCTCGGCATCCGGATCATCGGTGAGGTCACCGCTGACCGTCTCGAGATTCTGCGTGAGGCCGACGCCATCGCCCGCGAGGAGTTGACCAAGGCAGGCCTCGACCAGGAGATCTGGCAGTGCCCGGTCGTGCTGCTCGCCGATGTCCGCTCGGTGGGCGTGCAGGGCGACGGCCGCACGTACGGTCACCCGATCGTGCTGCGTCCGGTCTCCAGCGAAGACGCCATGACGGCCGACTGGACACGCCTGCCCTACGACGTGCTGTCGAAGATCTCGAACCGCATCACCAACGGCGTCCGCGACGTCAACCGCGTGGTGCTCGACGTGACCTCCAAGCCCCCGGGGACGATCGAGTGGGAGTGA
- a CDS encoding TPM domain-containing protein, translated as MLRAATTAGLLAVLAGLAWGSAASADTPPSLGPGYISDRSDVLSDADEAQLEQQLDELASADGAPELFVVLVPDFESPGNALAWADDTALRNNLAPDQYLLAIATDGRSLAISAEYGGDGVEAGPLSESRILEIEDRLGSEYLSGDDWAGGIGYVADEFSKTPWPWWVWVLGLVVLALIVFAVTRLVVFLRRRAALAAELRTLDGQKKRTAQRLVQADEAVRTSEQELGFVTAEFGEETTAEFADVLAENRARLQRGFQILEKLQDADEDTPQETRSWTDEILQLCAQIDADLDARTQKIASLRSLADGAADNLARLRSARADAALLQTEAAERLAVLAAAFPPADLVGVADNADEIGARLLEADAQLDVMQKATDGRKPRAVAQAVHEIERLLAEAKDLHDAVAAQADALAARSTVPADADTTVQADAGTASQPGESTAGATASILDQATAAVQAAEKSVQARPGQVGSFLLTRLSSAQRQLTLARDAAGTENGDLHAKAALTAAEQVQSLVGAPIAPESRRFVRPSRAAADEAVMYDSADAAEASEWRRSYSSTDSDDGMAGKAAVGGLSGGAVGFFGGLGVAADEPGVIVLFVLGGAVLGALSGAFGNGSSGGSGSSSGWGGSSRSSGGWSSGGSRSGSRSSGRSGGGSFGGGSRSSGRSGGRRF; from the coding sequence ATGCTGCGAGCAGCGACGACAGCGGGGCTGCTGGCGGTGCTCGCCGGACTCGCCTGGGGGTCCGCAGCGAGTGCGGACACTCCGCCGTCGCTCGGCCCCGGGTACATCAGCGATCGCTCCGACGTGCTCAGCGACGCGGACGAGGCGCAGCTCGAACAGCAACTCGACGAACTGGCATCCGCCGACGGCGCTCCTGAGCTCTTCGTCGTCCTCGTGCCCGATTTCGAGAGCCCCGGCAACGCCCTCGCCTGGGCGGACGACACCGCACTGCGCAACAATCTCGCCCCCGACCAGTATCTTCTCGCGATCGCCACCGACGGCCGCAGCCTTGCCATCTCGGCCGAGTACGGCGGCGACGGCGTCGAGGCTGGCCCGCTCTCCGAGTCCAGGATCCTCGAGATCGAGGATCGGCTGGGATCCGAGTATCTGTCGGGCGACGACTGGGCGGGCGGGATCGGATACGTGGCGGACGAGTTCTCGAAGACCCCCTGGCCGTGGTGGGTATGGGTGCTCGGCCTGGTCGTGCTCGCTCTGATCGTGTTCGCGGTCACGCGTCTGGTGGTCTTCCTGCGCCGTCGCGCGGCGCTGGCCGCCGAGCTGCGGACACTCGACGGGCAGAAGAAGCGCACGGCGCAACGACTCGTCCAGGCCGATGAGGCGGTTCGCACCAGCGAGCAGGAGCTCGGGTTCGTGACCGCGGAGTTCGGCGAAGAGACGACGGCCGAGTTCGCCGACGTGCTCGCCGAGAACCGAGCGCGCCTGCAGCGAGGATTCCAGATCCTGGAGAAGCTCCAGGACGCCGATGAGGACACGCCCCAGGAGACCCGGTCATGGACCGATGAGATCCTTCAGCTCTGCGCACAGATCGATGCCGACCTCGACGCGCGCACGCAGAAGATCGCATCGCTGCGTTCTCTTGCCGACGGTGCTGCGGACAACCTCGCCCGGCTGAGGTCGGCGCGTGCGGATGCTGCGCTCCTCCAGACGGAAGCCGCCGAACGACTCGCAGTCCTCGCCGCCGCTTTCCCGCCCGCGGATCTCGTCGGTGTCGCAGACAATGCCGACGAAATCGGAGCGCGGTTGCTGGAGGCCGACGCGCAGCTCGACGTGATGCAGAAGGCCACGGACGGCCGGAAGCCCCGAGCCGTGGCTCAGGCCGTGCACGAGATCGAGCGGCTCCTCGCCGAAGCGAAGGACCTGCACGACGCCGTCGCCGCTCAGGCCGACGCCCTCGCCGCGCGTTCGACGGTGCCGGCCGATGCGGATACGACGGTGCAGGCAGATGCGGGCACCGCATCGCAGCCTGGCGAGTCGACTGCCGGCGCGACCGCTTCGATCCTGGATCAGGCGACTGCGGCCGTACAGGCGGCGGAGAAGTCGGTGCAGGCGCGTCCAGGCCAGGTGGGTTCGTTCCTCCTGACGCGACTGAGCTCCGCACAACGGCAACTCACCCTGGCGCGTGACGCCGCGGGCACCGAGAACGGAGACTTGCACGCGAAGGCCGCACTCACCGCGGCAGAGCAGGTGCAGTCGCTGGTCGGCGCGCCGATCGCACCCGAGAGCCGTCGATTCGTCAGACCGTCTCGCGCCGCTGCGGACGAGGCCGTCATGTACGACTCCGCAGACGCGGCTGAAGCGTCGGAGTGGCGCCGCTCATACTCCTCGACGGATTCCGACGACGGCATGGCCGGGAAGGCCGCGGTCGGCGGACTCAGCGGCGGAGCGGTCGGGTTCTTCGGCGGCCTGGGCGTGGCGGCCGACGAACCGGGGGTCATCGTGTTGTTCGTGCTCGGTGGCGCCGTGCTCGGCGCCCTCTCCGGCGCATTCGGCAACGGGAGCAGCGGCGGGAGCGGAAGCTCCTCGGGGTGGGGCGGATCGTCGCGCTCGTCCGGCGGATGGTCCTCCGGTGGAAGCCGTTCGGGAAGCCGTTCGAGCGGTCGTTCGGGCGGCGGATCGTTCGGCGGTGGAAGCCGGTCGTCCGGCCGCTCCGGGGGTCGACGGTTCTAG
- a CDS encoding DNA alkylation repair protein, with protein sequence MTAAELVDSIRLALRDAADPALAPGQQAYMKSAMPYLGVTLPLTRRLTKQAAREVDDPAQLRHAATLLWREATHREERYAATTLIGLRALRARIEMLDLHEEMIRTGAWWDHVDEVAGRIAEVLDAYPLEVTQLMLRWTADDDMWIRRVSIISQLRRKHATDRQLLTIAIESNIHDTDFFIRKAIGWALREYAKSDPEWVRAFVRAHEAELSGLSKREALKHLA encoded by the coding sequence GTGACCGCGGCTGAACTCGTCGACAGCATCCGCCTCGCCCTGCGCGATGCCGCCGATCCGGCCCTGGCACCCGGGCAGCAGGCCTACATGAAGTCCGCGATGCCGTACCTCGGGGTGACGCTGCCCCTCACCCGCCGTCTGACGAAGCAGGCTGCGCGCGAGGTCGACGACCCGGCGCAGCTGCGGCACGCTGCGACGCTGCTCTGGCGTGAGGCGACGCACCGCGAGGAGCGCTACGCCGCGACGACGCTGATCGGCCTTCGTGCGCTGAGGGCGCGGATCGAGATGCTCGACCTGCACGAGGAGATGATCCGCACCGGCGCCTGGTGGGATCATGTCGATGAAGTCGCCGGGCGCATCGCAGAGGTGCTCGACGCGTACCCGCTCGAGGTCACGCAGTTGATGCTGCGGTGGACCGCCGACGACGACATGTGGATCCGACGTGTCAGCATCATCTCCCAACTGCGCCGGAAGCACGCCACCGACCGTCAGCTGCTCACGATCGCCATCGAGTCCAACATCCACGACACCGACTTCTTCATCCGCAAGGCGATCGGCTGGGCGCTGCGCGAATACGCCAAGTCAGATCCGGAGTGGGTGCGCGCCTTCGTCCGCGCGCACGAGGCGGAGCTCAGCGGTCTGTCGAAACGCGAGGCGCTGAAGCACCTCGCCTGA
- a CDS encoding YciI family protein: MKYMLIMRATDEAVEAYKEMPFEQVIEAMGQYNESMIKAGVLAAGEGLTDAAEGFVVDFSAETPLITDGPYGETKELFNGFWIIEVSSREEAAEWASRAPLGKGSFLEVRRVTDASDFPADNEWIEKEAGWREEQAQRAQQ; this comes from the coding sequence ATGAAGTACATGCTCATCATGCGCGCGACCGACGAGGCTGTGGAGGCCTACAAGGAGATGCCGTTCGAGCAGGTCATCGAGGCCATGGGCCAGTACAACGAGTCCATGATCAAGGCGGGCGTCCTCGCCGCAGGCGAGGGACTGACGGATGCCGCCGAGGGCTTCGTCGTCGACTTCAGCGCCGAGACGCCCCTCATCACCGACGGCCCTTATGGTGAGACCAAGGAGCTGTTCAACGGCTTCTGGATCATCGAGGTGTCCTCTCGTGAAGAGGCCGCCGAGTGGGCGAGTCGTGCACCGCTCGGGAAGGGTTCCTTCCTCGAAGTGCGTCGGGTGACCGACGCGTCGGACTTCCCGGCTGACAACGAGTGGATCGAGAAGGAAGCCGGCTGGCGCGAGGAGCAGGCGCAACGCGCCCAGCAGTGA
- a CDS encoding RNA polymerase sigma factor: MTDSPLSETARSAPDTGAAERAVAAVWRIESAKIVATLTRLVGDFGLAEDLAQESLIDALAQWSVDGVPRNGAAWLTAVAKRKAIDGWRRRERLDERMALLAHDLERQQDEAADALPWDPDAVDDDVLRLIFISCHPVLSREAQVALTLRVVGGLSSEEIARAFLVPTATVQQRIVRAKKTLAAAHVPFEMPGREEHAVRLGAILGVLYLIFNEGHSASSGSDWMRPELSIEAIRLCRVLAALMPRERDVHSLLALMELTAARFPARLDAHGDPVLLGDQDRRRWERSRISRGRAALATADGLGGGRSAFGLQAAIAECHAIAPSVEQTDWERIVLLYEALGRIAPSPVVELNRAAAVAMATGPASALLIIDALSASGALRGYHLLPATRGELLLRLGRIEEARSEFATAAALAGNDRERMLLEAKAAGH; this comes from the coding sequence ATGACCGACTCACCCCTCAGCGAGACGGCGCGCTCCGCCCCCGACACGGGAGCTGCGGAGCGTGCCGTCGCCGCGGTGTGGCGCATCGAGTCGGCGAAGATCGTCGCCACGCTGACGCGGCTGGTCGGAGACTTCGGGCTCGCAGAGGACCTCGCGCAGGAGTCGCTGATCGACGCGCTGGCGCAGTGGTCCGTCGACGGCGTGCCGCGCAACGGCGCGGCGTGGCTCACGGCCGTCGCGAAGCGCAAGGCGATAGACGGTTGGCGGCGGCGGGAGCGCCTCGATGAGCGCATGGCCCTCCTCGCACACGATCTCGAGCGGCAGCAGGACGAGGCTGCCGATGCCCTGCCCTGGGACCCGGATGCCGTCGACGACGATGTCCTCCGTCTGATCTTCATCTCGTGCCACCCCGTGCTCTCGCGGGAGGCGCAGGTGGCGCTGACGCTGCGTGTGGTCGGCGGCCTGTCGAGCGAGGAGATCGCGAGGGCGTTCCTGGTGCCCACCGCGACGGTGCAGCAGCGCATCGTGCGCGCCAAGAAGACGCTCGCGGCCGCGCACGTGCCGTTCGAGATGCCTGGTCGTGAAGAGCATGCGGTCCGGCTCGGCGCGATCCTCGGCGTCCTGTACCTGATCTTCAACGAGGGTCACTCGGCGTCGAGCGGCTCGGACTGGATGCGCCCGGAACTCAGCATCGAGGCCATCAGGCTGTGCCGTGTGCTCGCAGCCCTCATGCCTCGTGAGCGTGACGTGCACAGCCTGCTGGCTCTCATGGAGCTGACGGCGGCTCGGTTCCCGGCTCGTCTCGACGCGCACGGCGACCCGGTGCTGCTCGGCGACCAGGATCGACGGCGCTGGGAGCGAAGCCGCATCTCCCGCGGACGTGCGGCGCTCGCGACAGCCGACGGGCTCGGGGGCGGGCGCAGCGCATTCGGACTGCAAGCGGCGATCGCCGAATGCCATGCGATCGCGCCTTCGGTGGAGCAGACCGATTGGGAACGCATCGTGCTGTTGTATGAAGCGCTGGGGCGTATCGCGCCGTCACCCGTCGTCGAGCTGAACCGGGCGGCGGCCGTCGCGATGGCGACGGGACCGGCATCCGCCCTGCTGATCATCGACGCGCTGAGCGCCTCGGGAGCGCTGCGGGGCTATCACCTGCTGCCGGCGACCCGGGGGGAACTGCTGCTGAGGCTCGGCAGGATCGAGGAGGCGCGCAGCGAATTTGCGACGGCGGCTGCGCTGGCGGGCAACGATCGCGAGCGGATGCTGCTCGAAGCGAAGGCCGCCGGGCACTGA
- a CDS encoding GlsB/YeaQ/YmgE family stress response membrane protein, which produces MSFLGFLLLGLIAGAIAKLILPGRQGGGWFITLLLGVVGALLGGWLGSLILNRPLTEFWDLGTWLLAIVGSIIVLLIYGLIAGRGQRVRD; this is translated from the coding sequence ATGAGCTTTCTCGGCTTTCTTCTTCTTGGCCTCATCGCCGGGGCCATCGCGAAGTTGATCCTTCCCGGCCGTCAGGGCGGAGGGTGGTTCATCACACTTCTGCTCGGCGTGGTGGGCGCGCTGCTCGGTGGATGGCTCGGCAGCCTGATCCTGAACCGTCCTCTCACCGAGTTCTGGGACCTGGGCACCTGGCTCCTCGCCATCGTCGGCTCGATCATCGTGCTGCTGATCTACGGCCTCATTGCCGGCCGCGGTCAGCGCGTGCGCGACTGA
- a CDS encoding Bax inhibitor-1/YccA family protein: MSNFAFNNPAFQQQDPRNVATYPGAPQAAQGAQAASFQHAGVDAAVNAQLEGMYAAPPAGAIETDRMSVEDTVWKTAALFGIMLVTAAIAWVFTLGGVAVPERDPYNEFAPNMLPWIVGALGAFILAMVVSFTSRKKVRPALIFTYAVFEGLFIGGISAFFEVLWPGIVMQATLATISVVAVTLALFASGKVRATAKMTKIFMIAMGGYLVFSLLNVVLMWTNVSQGAFGLLSDAKIAGIPLGLIIGVLVVFMAAYSLVMDFDQIQQGVRNGAPRKYGWLGAFGIMVTVVWLYVEILRMIAIARSN, from the coding sequence ATGAGCAACTTCGCATTCAACAATCCGGCGTTCCAGCAGCAGGATCCGCGGAACGTCGCGACCTACCCTGGCGCACCGCAGGCGGCTCAGGGTGCACAGGCCGCATCGTTCCAGCACGCCGGCGTCGACGCGGCCGTGAACGCACAGCTGGAGGGCATGTACGCCGCTCCCCCGGCCGGCGCGATCGAGACCGACCGGATGTCCGTCGAAGACACGGTCTGGAAGACGGCCGCCCTCTTCGGCATCATGCTCGTCACCGCGGCGATCGCCTGGGTGTTCACGCTCGGCGGCGTCGCCGTCCCCGAACGCGACCCCTACAACGAGTTCGCTCCGAACATGCTTCCCTGGATCGTCGGCGCACTCGGCGCCTTCATCCTGGCGATGGTCGTCTCGTTCACCTCGCGCAAGAAGGTGCGCCCGGCGCTGATCTTCACCTACGCGGTGTTCGAGGGCCTGTTCATCGGCGGCATCTCGGCGTTCTTCGAGGTGCTGTGGCCCGGCATCGTGATGCAGGCCACGCTCGCGACCATCTCGGTCGTCGCCGTCACCCTCGCGCTCTTCGCGAGCGGCAAAGTCCGCGCCACTGCGAAGATGACCAAGATCTTCATGATCGCGATGGGCGGCTACCTCGTCTTCTCGCTGCTGAACGTCGTGCTGATGTGGACCAACGTTTCCCAGGGAGCGTTCGGCCTCCTCAGCGACGCCAAGATCGCCGGCATCCCGCTCGGGCTGATCATCGGCGTCCTCGTCGTCTTCATGGCCGCATACTCGCTGGTCATGGACTTCGATCAGATCCAGCAGGGCGTGCGCAACGGCGCTCCGCGCAAGTACGGCTGGCTCGGCGCCTTCGGCATCATGGTTACCGTCGTGTGGCTGTACGTCGAGATCCTGCGCATGATCGCGATCGCCCGCAGCAACTGA
- a CDS encoding glycerophosphodiester phosphodiesterase family protein gives MPRKTPLVIGHRGAPGYRPEHSRSSYELAFAMGVDAVEPDVVATKDGVLVVRHENEISGTTDIARHPEFADRKTTKRVDGQALTGWFTEDFTWAELSTLRCRERLPELRTSSATFDDAQPILRLTDLLDLVRRGSTEHGREIGVVLEIKHATYFSSIGLELAPLIARDLRATRWADGELPLIVESFESTVLGQLRELGVSASYVYLIEAAGKPYDLLVAQGAKALSYKATVTPAGLDGLVGHVDGISVSKKMLLTTGNTIVGDAHARGLTVFTWTCRPENGFLSPEFRGGGGKAAYGDYESEWGVIAATGVDGVFVDQPDLGVAFFRG, from the coding sequence GTGCCCAGGAAAACACCGCTCGTGATCGGGCATCGGGGTGCTCCCGGCTATCGTCCGGAGCACAGCCGCTCGTCCTATGAACTGGCCTTCGCGATGGGTGTGGATGCCGTCGAGCCCGACGTCGTGGCAACGAAAGACGGGGTTCTCGTCGTCCGCCACGAGAACGAGATCTCCGGCACGACCGATATCGCACGGCATCCGGAGTTCGCCGACCGCAAGACCACCAAGCGGGTCGACGGTCAGGCGCTGACCGGATGGTTCACCGAGGACTTCACGTGGGCCGAGCTCTCGACCCTCCGCTGTCGCGAGCGCCTTCCCGAGCTGCGCACCTCGAGTGCGACCTTCGACGACGCCCAGCCCATCCTGCGGCTCACCGATCTGCTCGACCTCGTGCGCCGCGGCTCCACCGAGCACGGACGTGAGATCGGCGTCGTCCTCGAGATCAAGCACGCCACGTACTTCTCCTCGATCGGGCTCGAACTCGCTCCGCTCATCGCGCGCGATCTCCGCGCCACGCGCTGGGCCGATGGAGAGCTTCCGCTGATCGTCGAGAGCTTCGAGTCGACCGTTCTCGGCCAGCTGCGCGAACTGGGCGTCTCGGCTTCCTACGTGTATCTGATCGAGGCCGCGGGCAAGCCGTACGATCTGCTCGTCGCCCAAGGCGCGAAGGCGCTGTCGTACAAAGCGACCGTCACGCCCGCAGGGCTCGACGGTCTGGTCGGCCACGTCGACGGCATCAGCGTGAGCAAGAAGATGCTGTTGACGACCGGCAACACGATCGTGGGCGACGCACACGCCCGGGGTCTGACGGTGTTCACCTGGACATGCCGTCCGGAGAACGGCTTCCTCTCGCCCGAGTTCCGGGGCGGCGGAGGCAAAGCGGCCTACGGAGACTACGAATCGGAGTGGGGCGTGATCGCCGCGACCGGTGTCGACGGCGTCTTCGTCGACCAGCCCGACCTAGGGGTCGCGTTCTTCCGCGGCTGA
- a CDS encoding hemerythrin domain-containing protein: MEADRLIAWDAELRAAHTRLRAALAATREALGSGEAAPDAASDLALFCIGFCTALDGHHRSEDQALFPALRAEHPELGDKIDKLMQDHSMLSHLLGALRGAVESGADAQTIEGHLDGVNAIMESHFRFEEREILQPLRTLALDADVHEVLGPL; encoded by the coding sequence ATGGAAGCCGACCGCCTGATCGCCTGGGACGCAGAGCTCCGCGCCGCGCACACCCGGCTCCGGGCCGCTCTCGCCGCGACGCGTGAAGCACTCGGCTCAGGAGAGGCCGCGCCGGACGCGGCATCCGATCTGGCCCTCTTCTGCATCGGCTTCTGCACCGCGCTCGACGGACACCACCGCAGCGAAGATCAGGCTCTGTTCCCCGCGCTGCGCGCCGAACACCCCGAGCTGGGCGACAAGATCGACAAGCTCATGCAGGACCACTCGATGCTCTCGCACCTGCTGGGCGCGCTGCGTGGTGCCGTGGAGAGCGGCGCGGATGCCCAGACCATCGAGGGCCACCTCGACGGTGTGAACGCGATCATGGAATCGCACTTCCGCTTCGAGGAGCGCGAGATCCTGCAGCCCCTGCGCACGCTCGCACTCGACGCGGACGTGCACGAGGTTCTCGGCCCGCTCTGA
- a CDS encoding YccF domain-containing protein has translation MRTILNIIWLIFAGLGLWFGYVLAGILLCIPIVTIPWAIASFRIAGYAIWPFGREVVAKPTAGVGSAIGNVIWVVLAGWWLAIGHIVSGVALCITIIGIPMGIADFKMIPVSLMPLGKEIVSTRDGAFDRRL, from the coding sequence GTGCGCACGATCCTCAACATCATCTGGTTGATCTTCGCCGGTCTCGGCCTGTGGTTCGGCTACGTCCTGGCCGGCATCCTGCTGTGCATCCCGATCGTGACGATTCCGTGGGCGATCGCCTCGTTCCGCATCGCCGGCTACGCGATCTGGCCGTTCGGCCGCGAGGTCGTCGCGAAGCCCACGGCTGGCGTTGGCTCGGCGATCGGCAACGTGATCTGGGTCGTCCTCGCCGGCTGGTGGCTGGCGATCGGGCACATCGTCTCGGGCGTCGCCCTGTGCATCACGATCATCGGCATCCCGATGGGCATCGCCGATTTCAAGATGATCCCCGTGTCGCTGATGCCGTTGGGCAAGGAGATCGTCTCGACCAGAGACGGCGCTTTCGACCGCCGGCTCTGA